A portion of the Hoylesella buccalis ATCC 35310 genome contains these proteins:
- a CDS encoding M6 family metalloprotease domain-containing protein, with the protein MKKLLFIILALILSVCSWAAKAWRMPLIVTQPDGTTLQVYQHGDEHFNWYSTQDGAILVREQNTFYIAAIDKFGRIKASKQIAHEENRRQATEKKLVAAQDKKLFFEQANTLLQTRAMRREPVKSDNTYFPHTGSPKAIVILAAYQDTPFTLPNPRKSFQQFLNGEGHPHDYGHGENRNASSVQQYFKDMSFEMFSPQFDVYGPVTLPHELAYYGGTDADPGDEKFTELITDACKLMDDSLDFSAYDANNDGYVDLVYVVYAGYGQNMNAKNETMWPKAGTIYPSFKVDGKTVYRSGISNELIGNEKSPKQKWISGIGLFCHEFSHCMGLPDFYPTLASARDNNQGMEAWSLMDDGEYTANGWCPTAYTAWEREAMGWMEIEELQDAQQVTLKNIDEDGKAYRIYADKEKSTNEYYIIQNIQNKRWNSKLGGHGMMMYHVNYDAQAFSLGGNRVNNIKGKPRMTVIPADGLLFSSYNGDREKYKNQLMGDLFPGTDNVTELTNNTTLPNYQPWTGVPLDKPIYNILEKEGIVYFDFLKKFSTQGIVPTFSQEATSDKRIFSIDGKYMGTDKSLLPQGIYIIDGKKVYIHPFHY; encoded by the coding sequence ATGAAAAAGCTGTTATTTATCATACTCGCACTCATACTTTCCGTTTGCTCGTGGGCTGCAAAAGCTTGGCGCATGCCGCTTATCGTCACCCAACCAGACGGAACCACTCTACAAGTTTACCAGCATGGAGATGAACATTTTAACTGGTATAGCACGCAAGACGGTGCTATTTTGGTGCGCGAGCAAAACACTTTCTACATCGCAGCGATTGACAAATTTGGACGTATAAAGGCGAGTAAACAGATAGCACACGAAGAAAACAGACGCCAAGCTACAGAAAAAAAGTTAGTTGCCGCACAAGACAAAAAGCTTTTCTTTGAACAAGCAAACACACTGCTGCAAACTCGTGCCATGCGAAGAGAGCCGGTGAAATCAGACAATACCTACTTTCCACACACGGGTTCGCCTAAGGCAATTGTCATTTTGGCTGCCTACCAAGATACCCCATTCACGCTCCCCAATCCTCGCAAATCGTTTCAACAGTTTCTCAATGGCGAAGGACATCCTCATGATTATGGTCATGGTGAAAACAGGAATGCATCCAGTGTACAGCAATATTTCAAAGACATGAGCTTTGAAATGTTCAGTCCACAGTTTGATGTCTATGGCCCAGTGACACTTCCACATGAGCTTGCCTATTATGGAGGAACGGATGCCGACCCTGGCGATGAAAAGTTTACCGAACTCATTACTGATGCTTGCAAGCTCATGGACGACTCACTTGACTTCTCTGCATACGATGCCAACAACGATGGCTATGTAGACTTGGTGTACGTTGTATACGCTGGATATGGCCAAAACATGAACGCGAAGAACGAAACGATGTGGCCAAAAGCTGGAACCATCTATCCTTCTTTTAAAGTAGATGGCAAGACAGTGTATCGATCTGGCATCAGCAACGAACTGATTGGCAACGAGAAAAGCCCTAAACAAAAATGGATTTCGGGCATAGGCCTGTTCTGTCATGAGTTTAGTCATTGCATGGGTTTGCCCGACTTCTACCCTACTCTTGCCAGTGCAAGGGACAACAATCAGGGAATGGAGGCATGGAGCTTGATGGACGACGGCGAATATACTGCCAATGGGTGGTGCCCCACGGCCTATACGGCATGGGAACGTGAAGCCATGGGATGGATGGAGATTGAAGAGCTGCAAGACGCACAACAAGTAACCCTGAAGAACATTGATGAAGACGGGAAAGCCTACCGCATATATGCCGACAAGGAGAAAAGCACAAACGAATACTACATCATTCAGAATATACAGAACAAACGTTGGAATTCTAAATTGGGTGGGCATGGCATGATGATGTATCACGTTAATTATGACGCCCAAGCATTTAGTTTAGGGGGCAACAGAGTCAACAACATAAAGGGCAAACCCCGCATGACCGTGATACCTGCCGATGGCTTATTGTTTAGTTCGTACAATGGTGACCGGGAAAAATACAAAAACCAACTGATGGGTGATTTATTCCCAGGCACTGACAATGTAACCGAACTGACCAACAACACAACGCTGCCCAACTATCAACCGTGGACGGGTGTTCCGTTAGATAAGCCTATTTATAACATCTTAGAAAAAGAAGGAATTGTTTATTTCGACTTCCTCAAAAAGTTCTCTACACAGGGAATTGTGCCTACATTCTCTCAGGAAGCGACAAGCGACAAACGCATTTTCAGCATAGATGGGAAGTATATGGGAACCGACAAATCGCTCTTGCCGCAAGGCATTTACATCATAGATGGCAAGAAGGTATACATTCATCCTTTCCACTATTAA
- a CDS encoding DUF4494 domain-containing protein, with product MRTRNANWFETNVQYERQAEDGLFAKVRETYVVDAFTFGEAEDAITKEMASYSSGEFIIKNITPAVYSEIFFSDREGDDKWYKAKLMFITIDEEKGKEKRTAVSYLVQAKNIEGALQNIGEVFSSSVLDYVVANVSETKIMDVFEHDLKKEPNDQPEV from the coding sequence ATGAGAACAAGAAATGCCAATTGGTTTGAGACAAATGTACAATATGAGCGTCAGGCAGAAGACGGACTTTTCGCCAAGGTAAGAGAAACTTATGTGGTTGACGCCTTTACTTTTGGTGAGGCAGAAGATGCTATCACCAAAGAAATGGCGAGCTATTCAAGCGGTGAGTTCATCATTAAGAACATTACGCCGGCTGTCTACAGCGAAATCTTTTTCAGTGACAGAGAGGGCGATGATAAATGGTACAAAGCCAAACTGATGTTCATTACTATTGATGAGGAAAAAGGTAAGGAGAAACGAACGGCCGTCAGTTATCTCGTTCAGGCCAAAAACATCGAGGGAGCCCTTCAAAATATCGGAGAAGTGTTCTCGAGTAGCGTGCTCGATTACGTAGTGGCCAATGTTTCAGAAACCAAAATCATGGATGTTTTTGAACATGATTTGAAGAAAGAACCCAATGACCAGCCTGAAGTATAA
- a CDS encoding desulfoferrodoxin: MTKRNEIYKCEKCGNMVEVVNESTGELTCCGAPMKLLKENTVDAATEKHVPVIEKIEGGYRVTVGEVEHPMTEEHYIQWIELITPTEVLRKYLTPSDKPVAEFKTCATEVCAREYCNLHGLWKAE, translated from the coding sequence ATGACAAAAAGAAACGAAATTTACAAATGTGAAAAGTGTGGTAACATGGTTGAAGTAGTGAATGAGTCAACCGGAGAACTTACCTGTTGTGGTGCTCCTATGAAACTTTTGAAGGAGAACACCGTTGACGCTGCGACGGAAAAGCACGTTCCTGTGATTGAAAAGATAGAAGGTGGCTACCGTGTAACCGTGGGTGAGGTAGAGCATCCGATGACGGAGGAACACTACATCCAGTGGATTGAGCTGATTACACCGACCGAAGTTCTTCGCAAATATCTTACACCATCTGACAAGCCAGTGGCTGAGTTCAAGACCTGTGCTACCGAAGTTTGTGCACGTGAGTACTGCAATCTGCACGGTTTGTGGAAAGCAGAATAA
- a CDS encoding pyridoxal phosphate-dependent aminotransferase encodes MPEISVRGLEMPESPIRKLAPLATAAKARGIKVYHLNIGQPDLPTPQVGLDALKHIKRTILEYSPSQGCLSYREKLTGYYKKYDINVSADDIIITSGGSEAVLFAFMSCLNPGDEIIVPEPAYANYMAFAISAGAKIRTIATTIEEGFSLPKVEKFEELINEHTRAIMICNPNNPTGYLYTRREMNQIRDLVKKYDLFLFSDEVYREYIYTGSPYISAMHLKGIEDHVILIDSVSKRYSECGIRIGALITRNVEVRKAVMKFCQARLSPPLLGQIVAEASLDAPEEYYRTVYDEYVERRKCLIDGLNKIPGVYSPIPMGAFYTVAKLPVDDSEKFCRWCLEEFSFEGETVMMAPAAGFYTTPRAGINQVRIAYVLNKHDLEKALIVLREALDKYPGRVDTERL; translated from the coding sequence ATGCCAGAAATATCTGTTCGAGGATTAGAGATGCCGGAGTCGCCCATACGCAAGTTGGCGCCTTTGGCGACAGCAGCAAAGGCACGCGGTATCAAGGTTTACCACCTCAACATTGGGCAACCCGACCTTCCGACGCCACAAGTTGGTTTGGATGCACTCAAACATATCAAGCGAACCATCTTGGAATATTCGCCTAGTCAGGGCTGCCTGTCGTATAGAGAGAAGCTAACTGGCTATTACAAAAAGTACGACATCAACGTTTCGGCCGATGACATTATTATTACATCAGGTGGCAGTGAGGCAGTGTTGTTCGCCTTCATGAGTTGTTTAAACCCTGGAGACGAAATCATTGTGCCTGAACCTGCCTACGCCAACTACATGGCCTTCGCCATCAGTGCGGGAGCAAAAATCAGGACTATCGCAACGACCATCGAGGAAGGCTTTTCGCTTCCCAAGGTTGAAAAGTTTGAAGAGCTGATTAACGAGCATACCCGTGCCATCATGATTTGCAATCCTAACAACCCTACTGGTTACCTGTACACCCGCAGAGAGATGAACCAAATCAGGGACTTAGTAAAGAAATATGACCTGTTTTTATTCTCCGATGAGGTTTATCGCGAGTATATTTACACAGGTTCGCCTTACATCAGTGCGATGCACTTGAAGGGTATTGAGGACCATGTTATCCTCATTGATTCGGTTTCCAAGCGATACAGCGAATGTGGCATACGCATCGGAGCGCTAATTACACGCAACGTCGAGGTGAGAAAGGCTGTGATGAAGTTTTGTCAGGCTCGCCTATCCCCTCCTCTTCTTGGACAGATTGTGGCAGAAGCATCGCTCGATGCGCCTGAAGAGTATTATCGTACGGTGTACGATGAGTATGTTGAACGACGCAAATGCCTCATTGATGGACTGAACAAAATACCGGGCGTGTACTCTCCTATACCGATGGGAGCCTTTTATACGGTAGCGAAATTGCCTGTCGATGACAGTGAAAAGTTTTGCCGATGGTGCCTGGAAGAATTCTCATTTGAAGGTGAAACGGTGATGATGGCACCGGCAGCGGGCTTCTACACCACACCGAGAGCAGGAATCAATCAAGTGCGCATCGCCTATGTTCTCAACAAACACGATCTTGAAAAAGCACTGATAGTTCTGCGTGAGGCATTAGATAAATACCCGGGAAGAGTGGATACAGAACGATTGTAA
- a CDS encoding ABC transporter permease has product MNLPLFIARRIYSVNGDKAEVSKPAIRIATAGIAIGLAVMIVSVCVVFGFKHAVSAKVIGFGSHIQVANFMTLQTSESYPIQMTDSLIKVLKNTQGVEHVQRFATKQGVLKTDSDFLGVVFKGVGPDFDSTFIHQNLMEGSIPTFSDTKSSNNILLSMSMAKKLKLKTGDRIFAYFIDHAGVRVRRFTIAGIYQTNLAQYDDITCYMDLYTAVKLNGWEKDQVSGAEITVKDFNKVDETEAIFINRLNRTVDQYGETYSSKTIRDISPQIFSWLDLLDLNVWIILALMIAVAGVTMISGLLIIILERVTMIGVLKAMGAKNAMIRHTFLWFAVFIITRGLLIGNLIGIGLVLLQKYTGLVGLDPQTYYVTTVPVEINIPVLLLLNVATLLISVVVLIAPSYLISHIHPAKSMRYE; this is encoded by the coding sequence ATGAACTTACCATTATTCATAGCAAGAAGAATTTACAGTGTAAACGGTGACAAGGCCGAGGTTTCCAAGCCTGCCATTAGGATTGCTACCGCTGGCATTGCCATCGGTCTTGCTGTGATGATTGTTTCTGTCTGCGTGGTGTTTGGTTTCAAACATGCCGTCAGTGCGAAGGTCATTGGATTTGGAAGCCACATCCAAGTGGCTAACTTCATGACGCTGCAGACCTCAGAATCGTATCCCATTCAGATGACAGACTCCTTGATCAAGGTGCTGAAAAACACACAAGGCGTAGAGCATGTTCAACGATTTGCAACCAAACAAGGGGTATTGAAAACCGACTCCGACTTCCTTGGCGTTGTTTTTAAAGGAGTTGGACCCGACTTTGACTCAACCTTTATCCACCAAAATCTGATGGAAGGAAGCATTCCTACCTTCTCAGACACAAAAAGTAGCAACAATATATTGCTGTCCATGTCGATGGCAAAGAAGCTGAAATTAAAAACAGGTGACAGGATATTTGCTTATTTTATTGACCACGCTGGGGTCAGAGTGAGGCGATTTACCATTGCAGGCATCTATCAAACCAACCTGGCTCAATATGATGACATCACTTGCTACATGGACCTTTACACAGCTGTGAAGCTTAATGGCTGGGAAAAAGATCAGGTATCGGGTGCTGAAATCACGGTTAAAGATTTCAATAAGGTGGATGAAACAGAAGCTATCTTCATCAATCGCTTGAATAGAACGGTAGATCAATACGGCGAAACTTATTCCTCAAAGACCATCAGAGATATCAGTCCCCAGATTTTCTCATGGCTGGATTTGCTCGATCTGAATGTTTGGATCATTCTTGCTTTGATGATTGCCGTGGCCGGAGTGACCATGATTTCAGGACTTCTCATCATTATTCTCGAACGTGTTACCATGATTGGTGTGCTGAAAGCTATGGGAGCCAAGAATGCGATGATTAGACATACGTTCTTATGGTTTGCTGTCTTCATCATCACCCGCGGTCTTCTCATCGGCAATCTTATCGGCATTGGATTGGTTTTATTGCAAAAATACACAGGTTTAGTCGGTCTGGATCCACAGACTTATTATGTAACAACGGTACCAGTCGAAATCAATATCCCCGTTTTATTACTGCTAAACGTGGCTACACTCTTAATCAGTGTTGTGGTTTTAATAGCCCCAAGCTACCTCATTTCCCACATACATCCGGCCAAATCCATGAGGTACGAATAA
- a CDS encoding AMP-binding protein, with product MKEIPSFNALIQKSIIDHWTLNALTDYKGVTLQYHDVARKIEKLHILFENSGVQKGDKIALCGRNSAAWACAFLATLTYGAVAVPILHEFTAEQIHNIVNHSEAKLLFVGDVVATVIDEKEMPDLEGIVYIPDYSLFVSRTEKLTYAREHLNEMFGKKYPKYFRPEHVNYYIEQDPEELALINYTSGTTGFSKGVMIPYRAMWGNVDFARHELRGIMREGDHVLSILPMAHMYGMAFEFIYEFITGCHIFYLTRLPSPAVIAQAYAEIKPALIIAVPLVIEKIIKKRVYPKIQNNMMKLLLNMPVINTKIHEKIGQEVINAFGGNFHEVIIGGAAFNKDIENFLQKIGFPYTVGYGTTECAPIIAYANHETFVPGSCGRAAYHMEVKINSNDPQNVPGEIWARGTNVMLGYYKNPEATAEALDAEGWYHTGDLGTMDAEGNIFIKGRLKNMLLGASGQNIYPEEIEDRLNAMPMVSESVVIQENNKLVGLVCPDLDEANSIGLTRSDIEEVMEQNRLQLNNELPAYSKLSAIRLHDEEFEKTPKKSIKRYLYQNAHEA from the coding sequence ATGAAAGAAATTCCGAGTTTTAATGCCCTCATTCAAAAGAGCATTATCGACCATTGGACTTTGAACGCCCTAACTGACTATAAAGGCGTTACTCTTCAGTATCACGATGTGGCTCGAAAAATAGAAAAGCTGCACATCTTGTTTGAAAACAGCGGTGTTCAGAAGGGTGACAAGATTGCCCTCTGTGGACGAAACAGTGCGGCTTGGGCATGCGCATTCTTAGCAACACTGACTTATGGAGCCGTTGCTGTTCCCATTTTGCACGAATTTACCGCCGAACAAATACACAACATTGTCAATCACAGCGAAGCAAAATTGCTGTTCGTCGGCGACGTTGTAGCAACCGTCATCGACGAAAAAGAGATGCCAGACTTGGAAGGAATCGTTTATATTCCCGATTATTCATTGTTCGTTTCCAGAACAGAGAAGTTGACGTATGCCCGAGAACATCTTAACGAGATGTTCGGAAAAAAGTATCCTAAGTACTTCAGACCAGAACATGTCAACTACTATATCGAGCAAGATCCAGAAGAATTGGCACTGATTAACTACACGAGCGGAACGACAGGATTCTCGAAAGGCGTGATGATTCCCTATCGCGCCATGTGGGGAAACGTAGACTTTGCCCGGCACGAGTTGCGTGGCATCATGCGCGAAGGCGATCATGTGTTAAGCATTCTGCCCATGGCTCACATGTATGGCATGGCCTTTGAATTCATTTATGAGTTTATTACGGGCTGCCACATCTTCTATCTTACCCGTCTGCCGAGCCCAGCCGTCATTGCTCAAGCATACGCTGAAATCAAGCCTGCCTTAATTATTGCCGTACCGCTGGTCATCGAGAAGATTATCAAGAAGCGGGTCTACCCAAAGATACAGAACAACATGATGAAGCTGTTGCTTAACATGCCTGTCATCAACACCAAGATTCACGAGAAGATTGGACAAGAGGTTATCAACGCTTTTGGTGGCAATTTCCATGAAGTCATTATTGGCGGTGCTGCTTTCAACAAGGACATCGAGAATTTCTTGCAGAAGATAGGTTTCCCATATACCGTTGGATACGGCACAACCGAGTGTGCTCCAATCATCGCATACGCCAACCATGAGACGTTTGTCCCCGGCAGTTGCGGTCGTGCTGCCTACCACATGGAAGTAAAGATCAACAGTAACGATCCGCAGAACGTTCCCGGTGAGATTTGGGCAAGAGGCACAAACGTGATGCTGGGATATTACAAGAATCCTGAAGCTACAGCAGAAGCACTAGATGCTGAGGGCTGGTATCACACTGGCGACTTAGGAACAATGGACGCAGAAGGCAATATTTTCATCAAGGGACGTTTGAAGAACATGCTGCTGGGTGCGAGTGGGCAAAACATTTACCCCGAAGAAATAGAAGATAGGCTCAACGCCATGCCCATGGTCAGCGAGAGTGTGGTGATTCAAGAAAACAACAAACTGGTGGGACTGGTTTGTCCCGACTTGGATGAAGCTAATTCCATTGGGCTGACAAGGTCGGATATTGAAGAAGTCATGGAACAAAACAGACTGCAACTGAACAACGAATTGCCAGCCTATAGCAAACTGAGTGCTATCAGATTACATGATGAAGAGTTTGAAAAAACGCCGAAGAAGAGCATCAAGAGGTATCTTTATCAGAACGCACATGAGGCATAA
- a CDS encoding YihY/virulence factor BrkB family protein produces the protein MNKYILQVQRFLTVDIWRITPKDVSSLQYLLISIVKKLSLAVKFFLTKGTGDLAAALTYSTLLAIVPICAVVFAVARGFGFSKYIEEWFRNALSGQSQAAEIIIGFVNSYLVHTQSGVILGVGLLFMLWTVLRLTRTIEQTFNNIWQVKHERTLFRTVTDYLAMVFLMPILIVLISGISIFMTAFVDRAQGYMLLAPMLQIGLKVMPFVIMSCVFIGLYIFMPNTKVKLTAAIAPGILAGVAMQVLQLFYIHGQMLLSSYNAIYGSFAALPLFMLWVQISWTICLFGAQLCYTNQNLEDLAFLTNPNEISHRYRLLMSAVLLSKICNRFVEGKKPYTALELKLETNIPIRVTNDLLYNLTEVNLINSSVCHEDHDGDLIYQPAQTLDHITVGDMVDRLEALGRWDMQLDLHEQLTSTDWKHLFDLRKTYLDQLRDVPIRALFPQEVMQTNNNA, from the coding sequence ATGAACAAGTATATACTGCAAGTTCAGCGCTTCCTGACAGTAGACATCTGGCGCATTACACCCAAAGACGTGTCGTCTTTGCAATATCTGCTCATTAGCATCGTCAAAAAACTATCATTAGCTGTCAAGTTCTTCCTTACCAAGGGAACGGGCGATTTAGCTGCCGCACTAACTTATTCTACGTTGTTGGCCATTGTTCCCATTTGTGCGGTAGTGTTTGCTGTGGCGCGAGGTTTTGGCTTTTCTAAGTACATTGAAGAGTGGTTCCGCAATGCCTTGTCAGGGCAGTCACAAGCCGCTGAAATTATTATTGGTTTCGTCAATTCGTATTTGGTACACACACAGAGTGGCGTCATCCTTGGCGTTGGCTTACTCTTCATGCTGTGGACGGTGCTTCGGTTGACACGAACCATTGAGCAAACTTTCAACAATATTTGGCAGGTGAAGCACGAACGCACGCTGTTCCGTACCGTCACCGACTATCTTGCCATGGTCTTTTTAATGCCTATCTTGATTGTCTTGATTTCTGGTATCTCCATCTTTATGACCGCATTCGTCGACCGTGCGCAAGGCTATATGCTGCTAGCACCCATGTTGCAGATAGGGTTGAAGGTGATGCCTTTTGTCATCATGTCGTGCGTGTTCATCGGTTTGTACATCTTTATGCCCAACACGAAGGTCAAGCTTACCGCAGCCATCGCGCCAGGCATTCTCGCCGGTGTGGCCATGCAGGTGTTGCAGTTGTTTTATATCCACGGTCAGATGCTGTTGTCCAGTTACAATGCCATTTACGGGTCGTTTGCCGCACTGCCATTGTTCATGCTCTGGGTGCAGATATCGTGGACCATTTGCTTGTTTGGCGCACAATTGTGCTACACCAATCAGAACTTGGAAGATTTAGCCTTTCTGACCAATCCAAATGAAATTAGTCATCGCTATCGGCTCTTGATGAGTGCCGTGCTGCTCAGCAAGATATGCAACCGATTCGTTGAGGGGAAGAAACCTTATACCGCTCTTGAATTAAAATTGGAAACAAACATTCCGATTCGCGTCACCAACGACTTATTGTACAATTTGACAGAGGTGAATCTCATCAATTCGAGTGTTTGCCATGAAGATCATGATGGCGACCTAATCTACCAGCCAGCACAGACGTTGGATCATATAACGGTAGGCGACATGGTCGATAGATTGGAAGCATTGGGGCGGTGGGACATGCAACTTGATTTGCACGAGCAACTCACTTCAACGGATTGGAAGCATCTGTTCGACTTACGCAAGACCTATTTGGATCAGCTGCGTGATGTTCCAATCAGGGCGTTATTCCCCCAAGAAGTCATGCAAACAAATAATAATGCGTGA
- the mnmE gene encoding tRNA uridine-5-carboxymethylaminomethyl(34) synthesis GTPase MnmE: MQLTQSDNTHNLSSVDTSSTICALATPAGGAIAVIRLSGNDAINIADKVFVSKSDHRLTEAKPQTLHFGHLTNQDGEVIDEVLVSVFRSPHSYTGENAVEISCHGSQYVISQILKTFIQNGCRQANPGEYTQRAFMNGKLDLSQAEAVADLIASTNRATHQMAMSQLKGHFSDELALLRNQLLKITSLLELELDFSDHEELEFADRTELLDLAQTIDQRLYTLAHSFETGKAYKQGVAVAIVGKTNVGKSTLLNQLLKEEKAIVSNIHGTTRDVIEDTTEIKGVTFRFIDTAGIRSTNDEIERLGIERTYKKLNEARIILWLVDEQPSRSEIQELLEYCEDKQVILVQNKIDIRTIPDKLPTNNLSTIQISAKLGTNIDQLENQLYQKANIPEITENDVIITSARHYDALIHAKESITRVINGLKADLSGDLIAEDLRVCLDQLADITGGQITTPEVLENIFKHFCIGK, encoded by the coding sequence ATGCAACTTACTCAAAGCGACAACACGCACAATCTATCTTCTGTGGACACAAGTTCTACGATTTGCGCTTTAGCCACACCGGCTGGTGGTGCTATTGCTGTTATTCGTCTATCAGGAAATGATGCCATCAACATTGCAGACAAGGTATTTGTTTCCAAATCCGACCACAGACTAACAGAAGCAAAACCGCAGACATTGCATTTTGGGCATTTGACAAACCAAGATGGAGAAGTGATTGACGAGGTGTTAGTCTCTGTTTTTCGCTCACCCCATTCCTATACTGGCGAAAATGCAGTTGAAATATCCTGTCATGGCTCACAGTATGTCATCTCACAAATTCTTAAAACCTTCATTCAAAATGGTTGCCGCCAAGCAAATCCTGGAGAGTATACGCAGCGAGCTTTCATGAATGGAAAATTGGATTTAAGTCAGGCTGAAGCTGTAGCAGATTTGATTGCTTCTACCAATCGTGCCACACACCAAATGGCCATGAGTCAATTGAAAGGTCATTTTTCCGATGAATTGGCTCTGTTAAGGAATCAGCTGCTGAAGATAACTTCATTGCTCGAGCTTGAACTCGATTTTAGTGACCACGAGGAACTGGAGTTTGCTGACAGAACAGAATTGCTTGATTTGGCACAAACTATTGACCAACGATTGTATACACTTGCTCACTCTTTTGAAACAGGAAAAGCTTATAAACAAGGTGTAGCTGTGGCTATTGTTGGCAAGACGAACGTTGGAAAGAGCACACTTCTCAATCAGCTACTAAAGGAAGAGAAAGCCATCGTGAGCAACATTCATGGTACGACCAGAGATGTCATTGAAGACACAACCGAAATTAAAGGTGTCACGTTTCGGTTTATTGACACAGCGGGCATTCGCTCAACGAATGATGAGATAGAGAGGCTCGGTATCGAACGCACCTATAAGAAGCTGAACGAAGCACGCATCATCTTATGGTTGGTTGATGAACAGCCTAGTCGTAGCGAGATTCAAGAATTGTTGGAGTATTGTGAGGACAAACAAGTGATTCTCGTTCAAAATAAGATAGATATCAGAACGATTCCTGACAAGTTGCCAACAAACAACTTATCAACCATACAAATCAGTGCTAAACTAGGAACGAACATCGACCAATTAGAAAACCAACTCTATCAAAAAGCAAATATTCCCGAAATCACGGAGAATGATGTCATTATCACGAGTGCTCGCCATTACGATGCCCTCATTCATGCCAAAGAAAGCATCACTCGAGTAATCAATGGGTTAAAAGCAGACCTCAGCGGAGATCTCATAGCTGAAGATCTGCGTGTTTGCCTTGACCAGCTGGCAGACATCACGGGTGGCCAAATCACTACACCAGAGGTACTTGAAAACATCTTCAAACACTTTTGCATCGGCAAATAA
- a CDS encoding YggS family pyridoxal phosphate-dependent enzyme, which translates to MVDVAKNLHDVQKRLPDDVCLVAISKYHPKEMIASAYAAGQRIFGESREQELAEKVEALPNDIEWHFIGHLQTNKVKNIAPYISMIESVDSPKLLREINKQAARNNRVIDVLLELHIAEEATKYGFTLDQCRDFLEVGEWRELSNVRICGLMMMASNVDDERQIRQEMLTAKDFFNEVKERYFADQPSFKQRSWGMSHDYLIAVTCGSTMVRVGSAIFGER; encoded by the coding sequence ATGGTTGATGTAGCAAAAAACTTGCACGACGTGCAGAAAAGGCTGCCCGATGACGTTTGTTTGGTAGCCATCAGTAAGTATCATCCCAAAGAGATGATAGCGAGTGCTTATGCAGCTGGGCAGCGCATCTTTGGCGAAAGCCGCGAACAAGAGCTTGCCGAAAAGGTGGAAGCACTGCCAAACGACATTGAATGGCACTTCATTGGACACCTGCAAACCAATAAGGTGAAAAATATAGCTCCTTACATCAGCATGATTGAGTCGGTCGACTCGCCCAAGCTTTTGCGTGAAATTAACAAGCAGGCAGCTCGCAACAACCGTGTTATTGACGTGCTGTTGGAGCTGCACATTGCTGAGGAGGCCACCAAATATGGCTTCACCTTGGATCAATGCCGTGATTTCTTGGAGGTCGGCGAATGGCGTGAATTGTCGAATGTGCGTATCTGCGGACTGATGATGATGGCGTCAAACGTGGACGATGAACGACAGATACGCCAAGAAATGTTGACGGCCAAAGACTTTTTTAACGAAGTAAAGGAGCGGTATTTCGCTGACCAACCATCTTTCAAACAGCGTAGTTGGGGTATGAGTCACGATTACCTCATCGCTGTGACGTGTGGTTCTACCATGGTAAGAGTGGGTAGTGCCATATTTGGCGAACGCTGA
- a CDS encoding YkvA family protein produces MNLPDFMKYKDKFSNSGFVEKISRIAKRAGAKLVYAALILYYTLENDKVSVRDKAIIIGALGYLISPLDVVPDAIPIAGLSDDLAVLIYVLHKVWGEVSDEVKQKAKAKMSQWFDLDEINSADDIFTERPEDTPV; encoded by the coding sequence ATGAATTTGCCAGATTTTATGAAGTATAAAGACAAGTTCTCTAACTCTGGTTTTGTCGAAAAAATATCACGCATTGCAAAGCGTGCGGGTGCAAAGCTTGTCTATGCCGCACTCATTCTTTATTACACCTTAGAGAACGACAAGGTGTCGGTTAGGGATAAAGCCATCATCATTGGAGCGTTGGGCTATCTCATCAGTCCGCTTGATGTTGTGCCAGATGCCATCCCTATCGCAGGCCTCAGTGACGACTTGGCGGTATTGATTTACGTACTCCATAAGGTTTGGGGTGAGGTTTCTGACGAGGTCAAGCAAAAGGCCAAGGCAAAAATGAGTCAGTGGTTCGACCTTGACGAGATCAACTCGGCCGACGATATCTTTACTGAGCGTCCCGAAGACACGCCTGTTTAG